Proteins encoded by one window of Sediminicoccus rosea:
- a CDS encoding NAD(P)/FAD-dependent oxidoreductase, which yields MNQTTRIIPRNIPGGLARHEAQVARDLEMLNLPPRAWVPPLARDGVDVRDVVVIGAGMNGIAAAGALIFKGIRNIAVLEESAPGQEGPWVTTARMDTLRSPKTLPGPCFGIPSLTFRAWYEASFGLEAWEALYKIHNATWQDYLSWLQRVLRLPVNHGVRVTRISPAEGLLRLTLSDGRSMLARRVVMATGRAGAGGLHRPNFVAPDLFPELAALAPTPIDFAALRGKSLGLIGGGASAWDNAATALEQGAAEAHMYVRRATLPQINKGRGSAGPGFHMGWDALSLEERWNLIVYMHDAQAPPPHETVKRALKLPGFHIHLSSPTKSARRGGRGVVIELADREVTHDFLIIGTGFVVDMDRVPELADFAPHIARWQDRYTPPEALQRPEMAAFPFLGPGLELQPRDASAPPELGLIHLMNYGAHATHGGIASDIPGVAVAGEKVSTAILRHLFQAEIGALRRELEAFDEPELEGTPFFVPR from the coding sequence ATGAACCAGACGACGCGGATCATCCCCCGCAACATCCCCGGGGGTCTCGCACGGCACGAGGCGCAGGTGGCGCGGGATCTCGAGATGCTGAACCTGCCGCCGCGCGCCTGGGTGCCGCCGCTCGCGCGGGACGGCGTGGATGTGCGGGACGTGGTGGTGATCGGCGCCGGCATGAACGGCATCGCCGCCGCCGGTGCGCTGATCTTCAAGGGTATCCGGAACATCGCCGTGCTGGAGGAAAGCGCGCCCGGCCAGGAAGGCCCCTGGGTGACAACAGCGCGGATGGACACGCTGCGCTCGCCCAAGACGCTGCCGGGCCCCTGCTTCGGCATCCCCTCGCTTACCTTCCGCGCCTGGTATGAGGCGAGCTTCGGCCTCGAGGCCTGGGAGGCGCTCTACAAGATCCACAACGCCACCTGGCAGGATTACCTGAGCTGGCTGCAGCGCGTGCTGCGCCTGCCCGTCAACCATGGCGTGCGCGTCACGCGCATCAGCCCGGCCGAGGGGCTGCTGCGCCTCACGCTCTCGGATGGCCGGAGCATGCTCGCCCGCCGCGTGGTGATGGCGACGGGCCGCGCCGGCGCCGGTGGCCTGCATCGCCCGAATTTCGTGGCACCGGACCTCTTCCCCGAGCTGGCCGCGCTGGCCCCCACGCCGATCGATTTTGCCGCGCTCCGTGGCAAGAGCCTCGGCCTGATCGGTGGCGGCGCCTCGGCCTGGGACAATGCGGCGACGGCCTTGGAGCAGGGCGCCGCCGAGGCGCACATGTATGTGCGCCGCGCCACCCTGCCGCAGATCAACAAGGGCCGCGGCAGCGCCGGCCCCGGCTTCCACATGGGCTGGGACGCGCTGAGCCTGGAGGAGCGCTGGAATCTCATCGTCTACATGCATGACGCGCAAGCGCCGCCGCCGCATGAAACGGTGAAGCGCGCGCTGAAGCTGCCGGGCTTCCACATCCATCTTTCCAGCCCGACGAAAAGCGCGCGGCGCGGCGGCCGGGGCGTGGTGATCGAGCTGGCGGACCGCGAGGTCACGCATGACTTCCTCATCATCGGCACCGGCTTCGTCGTGGACATGGACCGCGTGCCGGAGCTGGCGGATTTCGCGCCGCACATCGCCCGCTGGCAGGATCGCTACACGCCGCCGGAGGCGCTGCAGCGTCCGGAAATGGCGGCCTTCCCCTTCCTCGGCCCCGGCCTGGAATTGCAGCCGCGCGATGCATCCGCCCCGCCGGAGCTGGGGCTGATCCATCTGATGAATTACGGCGCGCATGCGACCCATGGCGGCATCGCGAGCGACATTCCGGGCGTTGCGGTGGCGGGTGAGAAGGTCTCCACCGCCATCCTGCGCCATCTGTTCCAGGCCGAGATCGGCGCGCTGCGGCGCGAGCTGGAGGCCTTCGACGAGCCGGAGCTGGAAGGCACGCCATTCTTCGTGCCGCGATAA
- a CDS encoding peroxidase-related enzyme (This protein belongs to a clade of uncharacterized proteins related to peroxidases such as the alkylhydroperoxidase AhpD.) — protein MKSTHDFGFPMQSLNWKAWAPVLDIAKATPDEIKVLEESHAKAKENPYYLLLVQEAEVLRQRSKLFNTIMYGPRGASRAERELAATAESRLNGCPYCASVHALRYVQMKGDADLMQRLMKDGVEVEMPSRPRAIVDFSVKLAATPSAASKEDVQRLRDEGMEDAEILDIILSVAMFANANRLMQTLGEAVMP, from the coding sequence ATGAAGAGCACCCATGATTTCGGCTTCCCGATGCAGAGCCTGAACTGGAAGGCCTGGGCACCCGTTCTCGACATCGCCAAGGCCACGCCGGACGAGATCAAGGTGCTGGAGGAGAGCCACGCCAAGGCGAAGGAGAACCCCTACTACCTGCTGCTGGTGCAGGAGGCGGAGGTGCTGCGCCAGCGCTCCAAGCTGTTCAACACCATCATGTATGGCCCGCGCGGCGCCTCCCGCGCCGAGCGCGAACTGGCCGCCACCGCCGAATCCCGCCTGAATGGCTGCCCCTATTGCGCCAGCGTGCACGCGCTGCGCTACGTGCAGATGAAGGGCGACGCCGACCTGATGCAGCGGCTGATGAAGGATGGCGTGGAGGTGGAGATGCCCTCCCGCCCGCGCGCCATCGTGGATTTCTCCGTGAAGCTCGCCGCCACGCCTTCCGCCGCCAGCAAGGAGGACGTGCAGCGCCTGCGCGATGAAGGGATGGAGGATGCCGAGATCCTCGACATCATCCTCTCGGTCGCCATGTTCGCCAACGCCAACCGCCTGATGCAGACGCTGGGCGAGGCGGTGATGCCATGA
- a CDS encoding aminotransferase class III-fold pyridoxal phosphate-dependent enzyme, with translation MNELTQIAHRVLPAGHFGNLASDLAMVRGEGAHVWDSEGREYIDYLLGSGPMFVGHAHPEVTAAVMAQVPLGTTFFANNPAGIQLAARIVDAMACADQIRFVSSGSEADMYAMRVARAFRGREKILKFEGGYHGMSDHGLMSLSPKRAANFPQAIPDSAGISARVRDEVLVARRNITA, from the coding sequence ATGAACGAGCTGACGCAAATTGCTCACCGGGTTCTTCCCGCCGGGCATTTCGGCAACCTCGCGAGTGACCTCGCCATGGTGCGCGGCGAGGGCGCCCATGTCTGGGACAGCGAGGGCCGCGAATACATCGATTACCTGCTCGGTTCCGGCCCCATGTTCGTGGGCCACGCGCATCCGGAGGTGACGGCAGCGGTGATGGCGCAGGTGCCGCTCGGCACCACCTTCTTCGCCAATAATCCAGCCGGTATCCAGCTCGCCGCGCGGATCGTGGATGCGATGGCCTGTGCGGACCAGATCCGCTTCGTCAGCTCCGGCTCTGAGGCGGACATGTATGCGATGCGCGTGGCCCGCGCCTTCCGCGGGCGGGAGAAAATCCTGAAGTTCGAGGGCGGCTATCACGGCATGAGCGACCACGGGCTGATGAGCCTCTCGCCCAAGCGCGCCGCCAATTTCCCGCAGGCCATCCCGGACAGCGCCGGCATCTCCGCCCGGGTGCGCGATGAGGTGCTGGTGGCGCGCAGGAATATTACGGCGTGA
- a CDS encoding aminotransferase class III-fold pyridoxal phosphate-dependent enzyme: MTPDLCTLGKIIGGGFPLAAIAGRADIMAHFDRARVGDDGFLMQVGTLSGNPVASVAGLATLDILQRPGAYEGAFATGHALMDGLTRLLRDAGLPGQVVGEPVLFDVVFAEGEIRNYRDMQRADAKLAGHFNRHLRQAGILKGDSKYYISLAHTADDIAATLEAFQGAVRAL; encoded by the coding sequence GTGACGCCGGATCTCTGCACGCTCGGCAAGATCATCGGCGGTGGCTTCCCGCTCGCCGCCATCGCCGGCCGCGCCGACATCATGGCGCATTTCGACCGCGCGCGTGTCGGCGATGACGGCTTCCTGATGCAGGTGGGTACGCTCTCGGGCAATCCGGTCGCCTCGGTCGCGGGGCTGGCCACGCTCGACATCCTGCAGCGGCCCGGTGCCTATGAGGGCGCCTTCGCGACGGGGCATGCGCTGATGGACGGGCTGACGCGGCTGCTGCGCGATGCCGGCCTGCCCGGCCAGGTGGTGGGCGAGCCGGTGCTGTTCGACGTGGTCTTCGCCGAGGGCGAGATCCGCAACTATCGCGACATGCAGCGCGCGGATGCGAAGCTGGCGGGCCATTTCAACCGGCATCTGCGGCAGGCCGGAATCCTGAAGGGCGACAGCAAGTACTACATCTCGCTCGCGCACACGGCGGACGACATCGCGGCGACGCTTGAGGCCTTCCAGGGCGCGGTGCGCGCGCTCTAG
- a CDS encoding LysR family transcriptional regulator: MTGLNYHHLRYFWAIAREGGLTRAAQRLNVAQSALSTQLSALEAQLGQKLFTRVGKRLELTEAGRIALDHAETIFRTGDELLDTLKGRGPDARRVLRIGAITTLSRNFQLELLRPLIGRGDVELVVHSGHLRDLLAQLDALTLDAVLSNAPVARDAEKDWTSRLLDEQSVSLVGRKPRRARPFRFPDDLRETPILLPALGSSIRAGFDLLLDQAGIRPIILAEVDDMAMLRLLARESPGVALVPPVVVRDELRQGILVERCQVPGLVEGFYAITRSRRFPNPLLAELLG; this comes from the coding sequence ATGACCGGCCTGAACTACCACCACCTGCGCTATTTCTGGGCCATCGCACGCGAGGGCGGGCTGACGCGCGCGGCGCAGCGCCTCAATGTCGCGCAATCCGCGCTCTCCACGCAGCTCTCCGCGCTGGAGGCGCAGCTCGGCCAGAAGCTCTTCACGCGCGTCGGCAAGCGACTGGAACTCACCGAGGCCGGGCGCATCGCGCTCGACCATGCCGAGACCATCTTCCGGACGGGCGATGAGCTGCTGGACACGCTGAAGGGCCGCGGCCCCGACGCTCGCCGCGTGCTGCGGATCGGCGCCATCACCACCCTCTCGCGCAACTTCCAGCTCGAATTGCTGCGCCCGCTGATCGGCCGTGGCGATGTGGAGCTGGTGGTGCATTCCGGCCATCTGCGCGACCTGCTGGCGCAGCTCGATGCCCTCACCCTCGACGCCGTCCTCTCCAATGCGCCGGTCGCGCGCGATGCCGAGAAGGACTGGACCAGCCGCCTGCTGGACGAGCAGTCGGTCAGCCTGGTCGGCCGCAAGCCCAGGCGCGCCAGGCCCTTCCGCTTCCCCGACGACCTGCGCGAGACGCCCATCCTGCTGCCCGCGCTGGGCAGCTCCATCCGCGCGGGCTTCGACCTGCTGCTGGACCAGGCCGGCATCCGCCCCATCATCCTGGCCGAGGTGGATGACATGGCGATGCTCCGCCTGCTGGCGCGCGAAAGCCCGGGCGTCGCACTCGTCCCGCCCGTGGTGGTGCGGGACGAGTTGCGCCAGGGAATCCTGGTGGAGCGCTGCCAGGTGCCGGGGCTGGTGGAGGGGTTCTACGCGATCACGCGCAGCCGCCGCTTCCCCAACCCGCTCCTGGCGGAGTTGCTCGGCTAG
- a CDS encoding NADH-quinone oxidoreductase subunit L — MPWIAALAPALLVLAAALPGDSRRRVTLAAMGAFAAALIVALGLMLNGGASGFLLHLDAVSGVMLLLVAFIGMIVTLYSRRYLDGDAGQARFFRWLGYTLASVLALTISGNLLFFAAAWIATSFCLHRLLVFYPERHGAQLAARKKYVASRLGDVALIAALLLILGRFGTLEFGAIFAATAALSGSDDPGIAIHLAAVLLAFAAIVKSAQFPLHGWLPEVMETPTPVSALLHAGIINAGGFLIVRMADLVALSAQALDLLLVIGAVTAIFGAAVMLTQTSVKVALAWSTVAQMGFMILQCGLGAFAAAMLHIVAHAMYKAHAFLSAGSVITERKPGAQPPLPLRMLIPALAVAVLMVLVVGALFGMPFLEKPGVAVLGATLMMGLTPMLAGALMARDEARFVALRVGGFALAVCVAYFALQAGAEWLLAAALPEQTVPRGPFALFWAAFTVLAFATLLVLNVLRRRGRAGPALQAFYVHLFNGFYVNAWCNRLVARHWPLKGGV, encoded by the coding sequence ATGCCCTGGATCGCCGCACTGGCGCCCGCCCTGCTTGTCCTCGCCGCAGCCCTGCCCGGTGATTCGCGACGCCGCGTCACCCTCGCGGCCATGGGCGCCTTCGCGGCCGCGCTCATCGTGGCGCTGGGCCTGATGCTGAACGGTGGGGCCAGCGGTTTCCTCCTGCATCTCGATGCCGTCTCGGGCGTGATGCTGCTGCTGGTCGCCTTCATCGGGATGATCGTGACGCTCTACAGCCGCCGCTATCTCGACGGCGATGCGGGCCAGGCGCGCTTCTTCCGCTGGCTGGGCTATACGCTCGCCTCCGTGCTGGCGCTCACCATCTCGGGCAACCTGCTCTTCTTCGCCGCCGCCTGGATCGCGACGAGCTTCTGCCTGCACCGGCTGCTGGTCTTCTACCCCGAGCGGCATGGCGCGCAGCTCGCCGCCCGCAAGAAGTATGTGGCGAGCCGCCTCGGCGATGTCGCGCTGATCGCGGCGCTGCTGCTCATCCTCGGCCGCTTCGGCACGCTGGAATTCGGCGCGATCTTCGCGGCCACGGCGGCGCTCTCGGGCAGTGATGATCCGGGCATCGCGATTCACCTCGCGGCCGTGCTCCTCGCCTTCGCGGCCATCGTGAAATCGGCGCAGTTCCCGTTGCATGGCTGGCTGCCCGAGGTGATGGAAACGCCGACGCCGGTCTCGGCGCTGCTGCATGCCGGCATCATCAATGCGGGCGGCTTTCTCATCGTGCGCATGGCGGACCTCGTGGCCCTCTCGGCGCAGGCGCTCGACCTGCTGCTCGTGATCGGCGCCGTGACGGCGATCTTCGGTGCGGCGGTGATGCTGACGCAGACCAGCGTGAAGGTGGCGCTCGCCTGGTCCACCGTCGCGCAGATGGGCTTCATGATCCTGCAATGCGGCCTCGGCGCCTTCGCCGCCGCCATGCTGCACATCGTGGCGCATGCCATGTACAAGGCGCACGCCTTCCTCTCCGCCGGCTCGGTCATCACGGAGCGCAAGCCGGGCGCGCAGCCGCCGCTGCCGCTGCGCATGCTCATCCCCGCGCTGGCGGTCGCCGTGCTCATGGTGCTGGTGGTGGGTGCGCTCTTCGGCATGCCCTTCCTGGAGAAGCCCGGCGTGGCCGTTCTGGGTGCCACGCTGATGATGGGGCTGACGCCCATGCTTGCCGGCGCGCTGATGGCGCGCGATGAGGCGCGCTTCGTGGCGCTCCGCGTCGGCGGCTTCGCGCTCGCCGTCTGCGTCGCCTATTTCGCGCTCCAGGCCGGTGCCGAGTGGCTGCTCGCCGCGGCCCTGCCGGAGCAGACCGTGCCGCGCGGCCCCTTCGCGCTCTTCTGGGCCGCCTTCACCGTCCTGGCCTTCGCCACGCTGCTGGTGCTGAACGTGCTGCGCCGGCGCGGCCGCGCAGGCCCCGCGTTGCAGGCCTTCTACGTCCATCTGTTCAACGGGTTCTACGTCAATGCCTGGTGCAACCGCCTGGTGGCGAGGCACTGGCCGCTCAAGGGAGGCGTGTGA